The proteins below are encoded in one region of Belonocnema kinseyi isolate 2016_QV_RU_SX_M_011 chromosome 5, B_treatae_v1, whole genome shotgun sequence:
- the LOC117173121 gene encoding homologous-pairing protein 2 homolog, whose protein sequence is MAKDIVLRFMKAQNRPFSTNDVVLNLRNELGKTVVQKAFDQLVNEGKLLEKVYGKQKIYCVAQEQSKNAEELLRIDRELQAHVNEVEAKQQELEKEVRILEASLSGLKSSITLDEARLQRSQLKIRVDTLAQKLDELMEATGSEDLTATKKKVEDSLNIRKREYGKRKRIVTEIIDCIRENYPGSKTELYEEIGIVEKFV, encoded by the coding sequence ATGGCAAAGGACATAGTCTTGAGATTTATGAAGGCTCAAAACAGGCCCTTCAGTACAAATGATGTGGTCTTAAATCTCCGCAACGAGCTAGGCAAAACCGTGGTGCAGAAAGCTTTCGATCAGTTGGTGAACGAAGGCAAACTCCTTGAAAAAGTTTATGGGAAACAGAAAATCTATTGTGTTGCCCAGGAGCAGAGTAAAAATGCCGAAGAACTGCTGCGAATCGACCGGGAGCTTCAGGCTCACGTTAACGAAGTTGAAGCTAAGCAGCAGGAACTCGAGAAGGAAGTGCGGATTCTGGAGGCTAGTCTTTCCGGTTTAAAGTCTAGCATCACATTAGACGAAGCTCGATTGCAGAGATCACAATTGAAAATTAGGGTTGATACTTTGGCTCAAAAATTAGACGAACTGATGGAAGCGACGGGCTCAGAAGACTTGACCGCAACGAAAAAGAAGGTCGAGGATTCTTTAAACATACGCAAACGCGAATAtggaaaaagaaaacgaattgtcACTGAAATTATAGATTGTATTCGGGAAAATTATCCAGGCAGCAAAACTGAACTCTATGAGGAAATTGGAATTGTTGAGAAATTTGTGTAA
- the LOC117173120 gene encoding MAD2L1-binding protein, giving the protein MFARGKKTETAIPVKLEEPLTSEGCLKLIVELLKYLLYNKQQIPFSYDCLSQVQSKSKPTDRNFLNIQKFFDSLCDVTEHLNSQFYTTRCNVREVVIIIGATIFSPKICIRVELPEKILDSKLHTEYYHSSRKPLLHLMRSMLECHEFQDAMTIPLGPTNTFILVQKSDSNQMSEFFIPKPQYALPVQAPCFRIRIDNCGGIQTSCHCPSAVSVFHDSRSEYHIESNQSSILSESNECKASAPYQWYQSTQVIKGFKFLR; this is encoded by the exons atgtttgctcgAGGAAAAAAGACAGAAACGGCTATTCCCGTTAAGTTAGAGGAACCATTGACGAGCGAAGGATGTTTAAAGCTAATTGTTGAACTTCTCAAGTATTTGCTTTACAATAAACAGCAGATACCCTTTTCTTACGATTGTTTGTCTCAAGTTCAATCGAAAAGTAAGCCAACAGacagaaattttttgaacatcCAGAAGTTTTTTGACTCTTTGTGCGATGTAACCGAACACTTGAATTCACAATTTTATACCACAAGATGTAATGTGCGAGAAGTTGTGATAATCATCGGTGCTacaatcttttctccaaaaatctGCATTCGAGTAGAATTACCAGAGAAAATTCTAGATAGTAAACTACATACAGAGTACTATCATTCGTCTCGAAAACCACTTTTACATTTAATGCG atcaaTGTTAGAGTGTCACGAGTTCCAAGATGCGATGACCATACCACTCGGACCAACGAATACcttcattttggttcaaaaaagcGACTCAAATCAAATGTCCGAATTTTTCATTCCGAAACCACAATACGCTTTACCTGTGCAAGCGCCTTGTTTTCGCATAAGGATCGATAACTGCGGGGGTATTCAAACCAGCTGCCATTGTCCAAGTGCAGTCTCTGTTTTTCACGACTCCAGAAGCGAATATCACATCGAAAGTAACCAATCCAGTATTCTCAGCGAATCAAACGAATGCAAAGCATCGGCTCCTTATCAGTGGTACCAATCCACGCAAGTGATCAAAGGCTTTAAGTTTCTGAGATAA